Proteins from a genomic interval of Stenotrophomonas maltophilia:
- a CDS encoding LysR family transcriptional regulator, whose product MDRFTAMRAFVRIVERRSFTRASEDLGLPRATVTDAIKALEQRLGVRLLHRTTRLVVPTLEGEAFYGRCLRLIADMDDAEAAFRDVPPRGPLRIEVHGTLGRHLLFPHLPEFLQRYPEIELDVSEGDRYVDLLREGVDAALRVGTLADSDLAARRLAMLREVTVASPGYVEAHGLPDTIESLEEGHQMVGYRSGATGQLIPLEFQQAGQVRYVPLPARVRVSGADAFLGAALAGLGIIQAPRYRMDPYIARGQLVELLPEAPPTPSPLSLVYPRNRTPSPRLRVFIDWVAGVFDQTGVAGQRPALPGG is encoded by the coding sequence ATGGATCGCTTCACGGCCATGCGCGCCTTCGTCCGTATCGTCGAGCGCCGCAGCTTCACCCGTGCCTCCGAGGACCTGGGCCTGCCGCGGGCCACGGTGACCGACGCGATCAAGGCGCTGGAACAGCGGCTGGGCGTGCGCCTGCTGCACCGGACCACGCGGCTGGTGGTGCCCACCCTGGAAGGCGAGGCGTTCTATGGGCGTTGCCTGCGCCTGATCGCCGACATGGACGATGCCGAGGCCGCGTTCCGTGACGTGCCGCCACGCGGTCCGTTGCGCATTGAAGTGCATGGCACACTGGGCCGGCACCTGCTGTTTCCGCACCTGCCGGAGTTCCTGCAGCGCTACCCGGAGATCGAGCTGGACGTCAGCGAAGGCGACCGCTATGTCGACCTGCTGCGCGAAGGCGTGGATGCGGCGTTGCGGGTGGGGACGCTGGCCGACAGCGATCTGGCTGCGCGCCGGTTGGCGATGCTGCGCGAGGTCACGGTGGCCTCGCCGGGTTATGTGGAGGCGCATGGCCTGCCCGATACCATCGAATCGCTGGAGGAAGGCCACCAGATGGTCGGCTACCGCTCCGGCGCCACCGGCCAGCTGATTCCCCTGGAGTTCCAACAGGCTGGACAGGTGCGCTATGTGCCGCTGCCGGCGCGGGTGCGTGTTTCAGGCGCGGATGCGTTCCTTGGCGCCGCGCTGGCGGGCCTGGGCATCATCCAGGCGCCGCGCTACCGGATGGACCCCTATATCGCGCGCGGGCAGCTGGTCGAGCTGTTGCCTGAGGCGCCGCCGACGCCGAGCCCGTTGAGCCTGGTCTACCCTCGCAACCGCACGCCGTCGCCGCGGTTGCGGGTGTTCATCGACTGGGTGGCCGGGGTGTTCGACCAGACCGGGGTTGCCGGCCAGCGGCCGGCACTACCGGGCGGCTGA
- a CDS encoding efflux RND transporter permease subunit, with product MIDRLIAYCLRQPLMVMLALLLFVGAGIAAFRVLPVEAFPDVSDTQVTVVSLHPGRAAEEVEREVTMPLEVALSGIPHSVRVFSHTQFGLSMIILTFDDKADDYFARQQVLERLQGVELPEGVTPELEAMSSAVGEIYRYVLKGPHMTPTQLRTVQEWTMERSLRTVPGVADVISFGGFARTFQVKPDLDKLRDRGISLGEFAEALEKGSSNAGGGYVERGQQQFLIRGVGLMRSPADIGNVVVAQRGGTPILVRDLAGIADTGLPRQGLVGQDDNDDAVFGMVLMRKGENPSDVLDALHARIAEIEANQLPAGVSIEPFYDRSWLVSTTLKTVFRNLLEGAVLVFLVLWLFLYNARAALIVAAMMPLALLSTFLGLHLWGVPANLLSLGAMDFGIIIDGAVIVTEHIVSRLSKLPPAADRKTRFSTILSAASEVGRPTFFSMLIIIAAHIPIFTLQRQEGRMFAPMAYSVTSALIGALILALTVVPLFCYWWLRRDRMRDGNPLMDRLTGWYRPILERALARPRAVVLTAVALLVGTLALGTRLGSEFLPELDEGSIWLTATLDPSTSLAEAQQQSRRIRELVGTFPQVSTVVAKLGRPEDGSDAKGANQIEALVALKPEKEWPKGVDKRQLVSDLQRTLEQRIPGPEFSISQPVRDNILESISQIKGQVVIKVSGSDLDVLNQQAQAILGQVRGVEGVESAFIDRDGSLPQLQIEIDRDRAARYGLNVRDIDEVIETALGGRQVGELWEGDRKFPITLRLDDADRDLQRLRTVPVGIGDGHTVTLSDVADFRMASGAINISRENAQRVKAVSIFIAGRDMGSVVADMRKRVDASVQLPEGYRLEWSGEFENQQRAMKRLGWVIPLSVLIIFVLLFDAFKDISSAALILANVPLAMIGGILALWLTGIPLSVSAAIGFIALFGQAVLNGVVMLSRFAQLREQGMDLLQSVVQGSLQRLRTVLMTALLAMFGLLPMATSHAIGAETQKPLAVVVIGGLLSAMLLTLLVLPTLYYWVHRRREARAG from the coding sequence ATGATCGATCGCCTGATTGCCTACTGCCTGCGCCAGCCATTGATGGTGATGCTGGCACTGCTGCTGTTCGTTGGCGCTGGCATTGCCGCGTTCCGCGTGCTGCCGGTGGAAGCCTTCCCGGATGTGTCCGACACCCAGGTGACAGTGGTATCGCTGCACCCGGGCCGGGCCGCCGAAGAGGTGGAGCGCGAGGTGACGATGCCGCTGGAAGTGGCGTTGTCCGGCATCCCGCATTCGGTGCGGGTGTTCTCGCATACGCAGTTCGGGCTGTCGATGATCATCCTGACCTTCGACGACAAGGCCGATGACTACTTCGCGCGCCAGCAGGTGCTGGAGCGCCTGCAGGGCGTGGAGCTGCCGGAAGGGGTGACTCCGGAACTGGAGGCGATGAGCTCGGCGGTAGGTGAGATCTACCGTTATGTGCTGAAAGGCCCGCACATGACGCCAACCCAGCTGCGCACCGTTCAGGAATGGACGATGGAGCGCAGTCTGCGCACCGTACCCGGGGTGGCTGATGTGATCAGCTTCGGCGGCTTCGCGCGCACCTTCCAGGTCAAGCCGGACCTGGACAAGCTGCGTGACCGCGGCATCAGCCTGGGTGAGTTCGCCGAGGCGCTGGAAAAGGGCAGCTCGAATGCGGGCGGCGGCTACGTGGAGCGTGGCCAGCAGCAGTTCCTGATCCGCGGTGTGGGCCTGATGCGTTCGCCGGCCGACATCGGCAATGTGGTGGTGGCGCAGCGCGGGGGCACGCCGATCCTGGTGCGCGACCTGGCCGGCATCGCCGACACCGGCCTGCCGCGTCAGGGCCTGGTCGGCCAGGACGACAACGACGATGCAGTGTTCGGCATGGTGCTGATGCGCAAGGGCGAAAATCCGTCCGACGTGCTGGACGCTCTGCATGCACGCATCGCCGAGATCGAGGCCAATCAGTTACCGGCAGGGGTCAGCATCGAGCCGTTCTATGACCGCTCGTGGCTGGTCTCGACCACGCTGAAAACCGTCTTCCGCAACCTGCTGGAAGGTGCGGTGCTGGTGTTCCTGGTGCTGTGGCTGTTCCTGTACAACGCCCGTGCCGCGCTGATCGTGGCGGCGATGATGCCGCTGGCGCTGCTGTCGACCTTCCTGGGCCTGCATCTGTGGGGCGTGCCGGCCAACCTGCTGTCGTTGGGTGCGATGGACTTCGGCATCATCATCGATGGCGCGGTGATCGTCACCGAGCACATCGTCTCGCGATTGTCGAAGCTGCCCCCTGCGGCCGACCGGAAGACACGGTTCTCGACCATTCTTTCGGCAGCGTCGGAAGTAGGGCGACCGACGTTCTTCTCGATGCTGATCATCATCGCCGCACATATCCCGATCTTCACCCTGCAGCGCCAGGAAGGCCGCATGTTCGCGCCCATGGCGTACTCGGTGACCTCGGCATTGATCGGTGCCTTGATCCTGGCGCTGACCGTGGTGCCGCTGTTCTGCTACTGGTGGCTGCGGCGCGACCGCATGCGCGACGGCAATCCGTTGATGGACCGCCTGACCGGCTGGTACCGGCCGATCCTGGAGCGCGCATTGGCCCGTCCGCGTGCGGTGGTACTGACCGCGGTTGCGCTGCTGGTCGGCACGCTGGCGCTGGGCACCCGGCTGGGGTCGGAGTTCCTGCCCGAGCTGGACGAAGGCTCGATCTGGTTGACCGCCACGCTGGATCCCAGCACCAGCCTGGCTGAGGCGCAGCAGCAGTCGCGGCGCATCCGTGAGCTGGTCGGCACCTTCCCGCAGGTGTCGACGGTCGTGGCCAAGCTTGGGCGCCCGGAAGACGGCTCCGATGCCAAGGGCGCCAACCAGATCGAGGCGCTGGTGGCGTTGAAGCCGGAGAAGGAGTGGCCGAAGGGTGTGGACAAGCGACAGCTGGTGAGCGATCTGCAGCGCACGCTGGAGCAGCGCATTCCCGGGCCGGAGTTCTCGATCTCGCAGCCGGTGCGCGACAATATCCTGGAGAGCATCTCGCAGATCAAGGGCCAGGTGGTGATCAAGGTCAGCGGCTCGGATCTGGACGTGCTCAACCAGCAGGCACAGGCGATCCTGGGGCAGGTACGTGGCGTGGAGGGCGTAGAGAGCGCCTTCATCGACCGCGACGGCTCATTGCCGCAGCTGCAGATCGAGATCGACCGCGACCGTGCTGCGCGCTATGGGCTCAATGTGCGCGACATCGACGAGGTGATCGAGACCGCGCTGGGCGGGCGCCAGGTAGGCGAACTGTGGGAGGGCGACCGCAAGTTCCCGATCACGCTGCGCCTGGACGACGCCGACCGGGACCTGCAACGGCTGCGCACGGTGCCGGTGGGCATCGGCGATGGCCACACGGTGACACTGTCCGACGTGGCCGATTTCCGCATGGCCAGCGGTGCGATCAACATCTCGCGCGAGAACGCGCAGCGGGTCAAGGCGGTCAGCATCTTCATCGCCGGCCGCGACATGGGCAGCGTGGTGGCCGACATGCGCAAGCGCGTGGACGCCAGCGTGCAGCTGCCGGAAGGCTACCGCCTGGAGTGGTCCGGCGAGTTCGAGAACCAGCAGCGTGCGATGAAGCGTCTGGGCTGGGTGATTCCACTGTCGGTGCTGATCATCTTCGTGCTGCTGTTCGATGCCTTCAAGGACATCAGCAGCGCCGCGCTGATCCTGGCCAACGTGCCACTGGCGATGATCGGCGGCATCCTCGCCCTGTGGCTGACCGGCATTCCACTGTCGGTGTCTGCGGCGATCGGCTTCATTGCATTGTTCGGGCAAGCGGTGCTGAACGGGGTGGTGATGCTCAGTCGCTTCGCGCAGCTGCGAGAGCAGGGCATGGACCTGCTGCAGTCGGTGGTACAGGGCTCGCTGCAGCGCCTGCGCACGGTCCTGATGACCGCGCTGCTGGCGATGTTCGGCCTGCTGCCGATGGCCACCTCGCATGCGATTGGTGCCGAGACCCAGAAACCGCTGGCGGTGGTGGTGATCGGTGGCCTACTGTCGGCGATGCTGCTGACCCTGCTGGTACTGCCCACGCTGTACTACTGGGTACATCGCCGCCGCGAGGCGCGCGCCGGATGA
- a CDS encoding SDR family oxidoreductase produces the protein MTLSPARSVALVTGGSRGIGAAISRRLAADGHAIAINYAGRRDDAEALAAELNAAGAQAIALQADVSDPQAVRQLFDAIEARFGGIDVVVNSAGVLQLAPLADTDDALFERVIGINLKGAFNVLRESARRVRDGGRLITLSTSVVGIRLENYSVYAASKAAVETMGAILSKELRGRNITVNAVAPGPTATDLFLDGKSPELIERLAKMNPLERLGTPDDIAGAVAFLAGTDGGWINGQVLRANGGMV, from the coding sequence ATGACCCTCTCCCCCGCCCGCTCTGTCGCCCTGGTCACCGGAGGCTCCCGTGGCATCGGCGCCGCCATCTCCCGCCGGCTCGCCGCCGATGGCCACGCGATCGCCATCAACTATGCGGGGCGCCGCGACGACGCCGAAGCCTTGGCGGCCGAACTCAACGCGGCCGGTGCGCAGGCCATCGCGCTGCAGGCCGATGTCTCCGATCCGCAGGCGGTGCGGCAGTTGTTCGATGCCATCGAAGCCCGTTTCGGCGGCATCGACGTGGTGGTCAACAGCGCCGGCGTATTGCAGCTGGCGCCGCTGGCCGACACCGACGACGCATTGTTCGAGCGGGTGATCGGCATCAACCTCAAGGGGGCCTTCAACGTGCTGCGCGAAAGCGCGCGACGGGTGCGCGACGGCGGCCGGCTGATCACCCTGTCCACCAGCGTGGTCGGCATCAGGCTTGAGAACTACAGCGTTTACGCAGCCAGCAAGGCGGCGGTGGAGACGATGGGCGCGATCCTCAGCAAGGAGCTGCGCGGGCGCAACATCACCGTGAACGCGGTGGCACCCGGCCCCACCGCCACCGACCTTTTCCTGGACGGCAAGTCACCGGAACTCATCGAGCGGCTGGCGAAGATGAACCCCCTGGAGCGGCTGGGTACGCCGGACGACATCGCCGGTGCGGTTGCGTTCCTGGCAGGCACCGATGGCGGGTGGATCAATGGCCAGGTGCTGCGCGCCAATGGCGGGATGGTGTAG
- a CDS encoding efflux RND transporter periplasmic adaptor subunit — protein sequence MKSTVAHRPRARHAVLPALLALALLGGCGREPASYTEDAPQVRVDQIQFPAGSRQLDVLRSETVTVGASASLQLPGRVVWDETRSSALHTPLAGQVARIEAQPGQKVKAGQVIAWITSPEFGQAQADGVRGRAELQQARKELERTRELHAAGVASGRELDEAEANFAGSQADHARATAFAKAYGNGQHVDQRLPLRAPIDGVLVERRMSPGMAVSPDSEQPLAVIGDPDRLWLLLDVPESLAGRLKAGMQVSVPGTDGQPLQATLQHVDDFVDSERRVVQARAELDNRARGFKAGQYVRARVALPAEGGVSLPDAAVLLIDGKQVVFVEEGKGRFVRHAVHAEELGDGRLWVREGLAAGARVVVEGGLLLQQLADNAPAAASTGTGHAAP from the coding sequence ATGAAGTCCACCGTCGCCCATCGCCCGCGGGCGCGACACGCCGTGCTGCCGGCCTTGCTGGCGCTGGCCCTGCTGGGCGGCTGTGGCCGTGAGCCGGCGTCCTACACCGAGGATGCGCCGCAGGTCCGTGTCGACCAGATCCAGTTTCCTGCCGGCAGCCGGCAGCTGGACGTGCTGCGCAGCGAGACGGTGACCGTCGGCGCCAGCGCCAGCCTGCAGCTGCCGGGCCGGGTGGTGTGGGACGAGACCCGATCCAGTGCACTGCACACGCCGTTGGCGGGGCAGGTGGCGCGCATCGAGGCGCAGCCAGGGCAGAAGGTGAAGGCTGGGCAGGTGATCGCCTGGATCACCTCGCCCGAGTTCGGCCAGGCACAGGCCGACGGCGTGCGTGGCCGCGCCGAGCTGCAGCAGGCGCGCAAGGAGCTGGAGCGCACCCGCGAGTTGCATGCGGCGGGTGTGGCGTCGGGCCGCGAACTGGACGAGGCCGAGGCCAACTTCGCCGGCAGCCAGGCCGATCATGCGCGTGCAACCGCCTTCGCCAAGGCGTATGGCAATGGCCAGCACGTCGACCAGCGCCTGCCGCTGCGCGCGCCTATCGACGGCGTGCTGGTGGAGCGGCGGATGAGCCCGGGCATGGCAGTCAGCCCCGACAGCGAACAGCCGTTGGCGGTGATTGGCGATCCGGACCGCTTGTGGCTGCTGCTGGATGTTCCTGAGAGCCTGGCCGGGCGCTTGAAGGCGGGGATGCAGGTGAGCGTGCCCGGTACCGATGGACAGCCGCTTCAGGCGACCCTGCAGCACGTGGATGACTTCGTCGACAGCGAACGCCGGGTGGTGCAGGCGCGTGCCGAGCTGGACAACCGTGCACGGGGTTTCAAGGCTGGCCAGTACGTGCGTGCGCGGGTTGCATTGCCGGCCGAGGGCGGTGTCTCGCTGCCCGATGCCGCGGTGCTGTTGATCGACGGCAAGCAGGTGGTGTTCGTCGAGGAGGGCAAGGGCCGCTTCGTTCGCCACGCCGTGCATGCCGAGGAACTGGGCGATGGCCGGCTGTGGGTGCGTGAGGGCCTGGCAGCAGGCGCCAGGGTAGTGGTCGAGGGCGGCCTGCTGCTGCAGCAGCTGGCGGACAACGCGCCGGCCGCCGCCAGCACCGGCACGGGGCACGCCGCCCCATGA
- a CDS encoding heavy metal sensor histidine kinase, producing the protein MSLRRSIAVRLTLLFAIVATLVLAALGVAIYVSARHDLVAQDFVELENKVALIRDLADNGPASARGQRLAEALGHHPDIAFHIVEGRGAVLFSTAPALLREHARSQPIDDAPRRHDWILADGRCMHALHLRQTLADGSHLVILLAIDDDRHADFLQRFRHLLAIAIIGAAVASSLLGGYVVRRTLRPLRTLADEARQITAGRLQRRLSARAAPAELEQLAQTLNGMLARLQQDFARLTEFSGDLAHELRTPITNMLTQVQVVLAHPRSNEAYRETLASCAEELQQLAQTVGDLLYLAQAESPGALPSREPVALEGVVDSLLEFYDLLAEDRQLTLRREGTARVEGNRLMLHRAIANLLSNALKHATAGSEVRVRLAEADGVCRVSVHNLGTPIAAEALPRLFDRFYRGERGRLEGAGLGLAIARAIAQAHGGSVSVVSDDTGTVFELVLPGSAAR; encoded by the coding sequence ATGAGCCTGCGTCGTTCCATCGCGGTACGGCTGACGCTGCTGTTCGCCATCGTGGCCACGCTGGTGCTGGCCGCGTTGGGCGTAGCGATCTATGTCAGTGCCCGCCACGACCTTGTCGCCCAGGACTTCGTCGAACTGGAGAACAAGGTCGCGTTGATCCGTGACCTGGCCGATAACGGACCTGCGTCCGCACGCGGGCAGCGGTTGGCAGAGGCGCTGGGCCATCATCCGGATATCGCCTTCCACATTGTTGAAGGGCGTGGCGCGGTGCTGTTCTCGACCGCACCGGCACTGCTGCGCGAGCATGCACGCAGCCAGCCCATCGACGACGCGCCACGGCGACACGACTGGATCCTCGCCGATGGCCGCTGCATGCATGCCCTGCACCTGCGCCAGACCCTGGCCGACGGCAGCCACCTGGTCATCCTGCTGGCCATCGATGACGACCGCCATGCCGATTTCCTGCAGCGCTTCCGCCACCTGCTGGCGATCGCCATCATCGGCGCCGCCGTGGCCAGCAGCCTGCTCGGCGGCTATGTGGTGCGGCGCACGCTGCGGCCGCTGCGCACGCTGGCCGATGAGGCCCGGCAGATCACCGCCGGTCGGTTGCAGCGACGTCTGAGCGCGCGTGCTGCACCGGCCGAACTGGAGCAGCTGGCGCAGACGCTCAACGGCATGCTGGCGCGCCTGCAGCAGGATTTCGCGCGACTGACCGAGTTCTCCGGTGACCTTGCCCACGAGCTGCGCACCCCGATCACCAACATGCTGACCCAGGTGCAGGTGGTGCTGGCGCACCCGCGCAGCAACGAGGCCTACCGCGAGACGCTGGCGTCGTGTGCCGAGGAACTGCAGCAGCTGGCGCAGACCGTGGGCGACCTGCTGTACCTGGCGCAGGCCGAGTCGCCGGGCGCGCTGCCATCGCGCGAGCCGGTGGCGCTGGAGGGAGTGGTGGATTCGCTGCTCGAGTTCTACGACCTGCTGGCCGAGGACCGGCAGTTGACCCTGCGCCGCGAAGGCACCGCACGCGTCGAGGGCAACCGCTTGATGCTGCATCGGGCGATCGCCAACCTGCTGTCCAACGCGTTGAAGCACGCCACTGCCGGTAGCGAGGTGCGGGTGCGGCTGGCCGAGGCCGATGGCGTGTGCAGGGTCAGCGTGCACAACCTTGGCACGCCGATTGCCGCCGAAGCGCTGCCGCGCCTGTTCGATCGCTTCTACCGCGGCGAACGTGGCCGCCTCGAAGGTGCCGGGCTGGGCCTGGCGATTGCCCGCGCGATTGCACAGGCGCATGGCGGCAGCGTGAGTGTTGTGTCGGATGACACCGGCACCGTGTTCGAGCTGGTGCTGCCGGGCTCAGCCGCCCGGTAG